The following coding sequences lie in one Arabidopsis thaliana chromosome 3, partial sequence genomic window:
- a CDS encoding HXXXD-type acyl-transferase family protein (HXXXD-type acyl-transferase family protein; FUNCTIONS IN: transferase activity, transferring acyl groups other than amino-acyl groups; INVOLVED IN: biological_process unknown; LOCATED IN: cellular_component unknown; CONTAINS InterPro DOMAIN/s: Transferase (InterPro:IPR003480); BEST Arabidopsis thaliana protein match is: HXXXD-type acyl-transferase family protein (TAIR:AT3G29680.1); Has 546 Blast hits to 546 proteins in 40 species: Archae - 0; Bacteria - 0; Metazoa - 0; Fungi - 2; Plants - 544; Viruses - 0; Other Eukaryotes - 0 (source: NCBI BLink).), with amino-acid sequence MRLAGACRSSPEEESRRRSRARAWGSVDRPIRFIYAADFRNRLDPPVPLTYFGNCVLPIDFNGYEATTFLGEDGFVNGVEILSDSVKGLGSRSLESVWEVYEEGTKNMKVGTKVLTVTGSNQFGIYGADFGWGRPVNTDVMSLYKNNSFSMSARRDEIGVSLKRCEMIVFLSLFSNGFDN; translated from the exons ATGCGGCTCGCCGGAGCTTGCCGGAGCTCGCCGGAGGAAGAATCCCGAAGAAGAAGTCGAGCTC GCGCATGGGGCAGTGTGGATAGACCGATTCGGTTTATTTATGCTGCTGATTTTAGAAACCGGTTAGATCCACCGGTTCCTTTAACATATTTTGGGAATTGTGTTTTACCAATTGATTTTAATGGATATGAAGCGACGACCTTTTTGGGAGAAGATGGATTCGTCAACGGTGTTGAGATTTTAAGTGATTCGGTCAAAGGTTTGGGTTCACGAAGTCTTGAGTCAGTTTGGGAGGTGTACGAGGAAGGAACTAAAAACATGAAGGTTGGTACAAAAGTATTGACTGTTACCGGGTCGAACCAGTTTGGGATATATGGGGCGGATTTTGGGTGGGGAAGACCAGTTAATACTGATGTTATGTCTCTTTACAAGAACAATAGCTTTTCTATGTCAGCGAGGAGGGATGAGATTGGGGTCTCTTTGAAGAGATGTGAGATGattgttttcctttctttatttAGTAATGGATTTGACAATTGA
- a CDS encoding HXXXD-type acyl-transferase family protein (HXXXD-type acyl-transferase family protein; FUNCTIONS IN: transferase activity, transferring acyl groups other than amino-acyl groups; INVOLVED IN: biological_process unknown; LOCATED IN: cellular_component unknown; CONTAINS InterPro DOMAIN/s: Transferase (InterPro:IPR003480); BEST Arabidopsis thaliana protein match is: HXXXD-type acyl-transferase family protein (TAIR:AT3G29680.1); Has 528 Blast hits to 528 proteins in 48 species: Archae - 0; Bacteria - 0; Metazoa - 0; Fungi - 0; Plants - 528; Viruses - 0; Other Eukaryotes - 0 (source: NCBI BLink).) — MTKDESNGDNPDDGDAAKENITVGRLALQVVESEADFSYISSKELRLEAELRPLVPELQVSSDSASILSIQITFFPNQGFSIGTIVHHVVMDGKTASKFYKAWAHICKHGNIPQDFDLPMVLDRTVINVPAGLEPKLFQLLPYLSKEKVNARNLMLPPAKENINVVRVTLELSEANIKKLKEQAKNESTWSDLLLSTFVVTYEKSSGQSLFCKEEAKKSL, encoded by the exons atGACCAAGGACGAGAGCAATGGTGACAATCCTGACGATGGTGATGCGGCAAAGGAGAATATAACGGTGGGAAGGCTTGCTCTTCAAG TGGTCGAGTCCGAAGCTGACTTCTCTTATATCTCTAGCAAAGAACTTCGTCTGGAGGCTGAATTACGTCCTCTTGTCCCCGAGTTACAAGTTTCCTCTGACTCAGCATCGATTCTGTCTATACAAATCACTTTTTTCCCAAACCAAGGCTTTTCCATTGGAACCATAGTTCACCATGTCGTCATGGACGGCAAAACAGCGTCCAAGTTTTACAAAGCTTGGGCTCATATATGTAAACACGGGAACATACCACAAGATTTTGATCTACCTATGGTTTTAGATCGTACGGTCATCAATGTTCCGGCCGGACTCGAACCAAAACTCTTTCAACTCTTGCCATATCTCTCAAAGGAGAAAGTCAATGCAAGAAATTTAATGCTGCCTCCCGCTAAAGAGAACATCAACGTGGTTCGGGTCACGCTCGAGTTGAGTGAAGCGAACATCAAGAAACTTAAAGAACAAGCCAAGAACGAGTCAACTTGGTCCGATCTTCTTCTATCAACGTTTGTAGTCACGTACGAAAAATCATCTGGCCAGTCCCTTTTTTGCAAAGAGGAAGCcaaaaaatccttgtaa